In a genomic window of Chryseobacterium sp. G0162:
- the mraY gene encoding phospho-N-acetylmuramoyl-pentapeptide-transferase, whose protein sequence is MLYYLYEYLTDHGIHVPGLGLLKYISFRAGMAVLFSLIIALVYGKRVINYLRTKQMGELVRDLGLDGQKQKEGTPTMGGLIIILATIIPVLLFTRITNVYIVLLLVSMFWMGAIGFLDDYLKKIKKNKDGLSGKFKIVGQVGLGLIVGVTMYFHPDITVKRKYADAKVVNRNNVEQNFMPTEKITVSTVPFAKNNEFDYSGILFWMNEKDAHEWAWIVFIPIVIFIVTAVSNGANITDGIDGLAAGTSAIILLTLALFAYLSGNIIFADYLNIMFLPNMGETTIFAVAMVGAVIGFFWYNTYPAQVFMGDTGSLMLGGVIAVLAIILRKELLIPVLCGIFLIENLSVMLQVIVFKYRKKKYGLEYAQNNRLFKMSPLHHHYQKDGFHESKIVNRMIIIGVILAIVCLITLKMR, encoded by the coding sequence ATGCTATACTATCTATACGAATATCTAACAGACCATGGAATTCACGTTCCGGGATTAGGATTGTTGAAATACATCTCCTTCCGTGCCGGAATGGCTGTATTGTTCTCTTTAATTATTGCCCTTGTCTACGGAAAAAGAGTGATTAATTACCTGAGAACAAAACAAATGGGTGAATTAGTCCGTGATCTTGGATTGGATGGCCAAAAGCAAAAAGAAGGGACTCCTACCATGGGAGGACTTATCATCATTTTGGCAACCATTATTCCCGTATTATTGTTTACAAGAATTACCAACGTATATATTGTCTTGCTGTTGGTTTCAATGTTTTGGATGGGAGCCATCGGATTCCTGGATGATTATCTAAAGAAAATAAAGAAAAATAAAGACGGACTTAGTGGTAAATTCAAAATTGTCGGACAGGTTGGCCTAGGGTTAATTGTCGGAGTTACCATGTATTTTCACCCGGACATCACCGTTAAAAGAAAATATGCGGATGCAAAAGTGGTGAACCGAAACAACGTAGAGCAAAATTTCATGCCTACAGAGAAAATCACAGTTTCTACAGTACCTTTTGCAAAGAACAATGAGTTTGATTATAGCGGAATCCTGTTTTGGATGAATGAAAAAGATGCCCACGAATGGGCATGGATTGTCTTTATTCCTATTGTTATCTTCATTGTAACAGCTGTTTCCAATGGAGCTAATATCACAGACGGAATAGATGGCCTCGCCGCAGGGACCAGTGCTATTATACTGCTTACCCTTGCCCTCTTCGCCTACCTTTCAGGGAACATCATCTTTGCAGACTATCTGAATATCATGTTCCTTCCGAATATGGGAGAAACCACCATTTTCGCCGTCGCAATGGTAGGAGCCGTAATTGGCTTTTTCTGGTATAACACCTATCCTGCCCAGGTTTTCATGGGAGATACGGGAAGTTTAATGTTGGGAGGTGTGATTGCTGTTTTAGCCATTATCTTAAGAAAAGAATTATTGATTCCCGTTTTATGCGGAATATTTTTGATCGAAAACCTGTCTGTGATGCTTCAGGTAATCGTTTTCAAATACAGAAAGAAAAAATATGGGTTGGAATATGCCCAAAACAATAGACTATTCAAAATGTCACCATTGCACCACCACTATCAGAAAGACGGATTTCACGAGAGTAAAATCGTCAACAGAATGATTATCATTGGAGTAATATTGGCAATTGTTTGTCTGATCACCTTAAAAATGAGATAA
- a CDS encoding four helix bundle protein, with protein sequence MKISQYISKVYSFLQSQSFEKEFEFNNQIKRASFSISNNIAEGSEYNNNRQFIRYLKIAKGSCAEVRSMLIVSKRLKLGNENKAEEIITLSREISSNISNFIKYLSENIEKPNL encoded by the coding sequence TTGAAAATTTCCCAGTATATATCAAAAGTTTATTCATTTCTTCAAAGTCAAAGTTTTGAAAAAGAATTTGAATTTAATAACCAGATAAAAAGAGCGAGTTTTTCAATTAGCAACAATATTGCAGAAGGCTCGGAATATAACAATAACAGACAATTTATTAGATATTTAAAAATTGCAAAAGGCAGCTGTGCTGAAGTAAGAAGCATGCTGATTGTAAGTAAAAGATTAAAATTAGGTAACGAAAATAAAGCAGAAGAAATCATTACCCTTTCGAGAGAGATTTCTTCAAACATATCAAACTTTATTAAGTATTTAAGTGAAAATATTGAGAAACCCAATCTTTAA